The genomic window ATAAATCTGACATCCTTACTTGATTTAATGAAAGACGCCCTGAGTGTTCTTTTGTGTTTATTGTATCCTTCCAAGATCCATTTCGATAAGTAAAAGAACAAAATCATACTGAACgtcaaatacatttattttagtaatgaaaaatgacaaaaacaaactgttaaattgataaatgtagaaaatatacgagtatttatcttctttttttatttcattacaaaaatgtcaaatctttttttctgttttttaagtGTAAGGTTTTTTCTTAAACATTACGGAGGCCGACTTGGGTTTTTTGTGCTGAAAAACTACAATAGAAAAACTCTTTATTGTTTCACcaaatgtaatttaaaccaactgTAGTTTATTTGCGAACTTTCaagaaaatcgaccgtctgttCTTTTTAGGAACCATCTCAAtttagaggtacatttactataggaatatataggaaactgtaaTTTTCCGCACATCCAagcatattttataaaacactacaatagctttttctctcaaattattttatatgaatagtACAATCATTTCCTACCTAGTATGTAAAGAATActaaattctaccgtctggttttaagtgggggccatctcaaaatattaaaatgcaccaaatgttgctatatatttggagcATTACGAATGAAGATTGGTAAAATGGATTCATtcaaaaaatgaggaaaatgtcctcgaggatagcatcattctgtatataaaatttcaacggcatacaatatttactttttcttttatgttatttcctATAAAATACTCCTAAAAAGCTTACATTTATCATAACGTCAGAAAAGTGCAATGGCAACCCTCCCCTGCCCAACAAcggaaaaatcgttttaaaaaaaagattccttaaaaaatataaatatttttatctgaattttatttattgtgttcaattttataagtGATATCGAAAAAACCTTATAAGAAGTATAATTCAACTGTATTATACTAGATGCGCAATGCCTCCTTAAATATGTGTAAAATATATGCTACTCtgtttttaagtaaatattaattttgtatttagagatttttggtttaaaaatgcaaggaaaaggtaaaataaaaaaaaggtcaTGTttagttaataaaataatagaTGGGAATATAATacgaaaataagaaaaagagaTGGGCTTgcaaaaacaatcaaaaattaTAACAACAAACCAATAAATGGATATTCATAAACAAATCTTACATGAACCTTGTGGTTTTGATGAAGGAATGACTCTCCTAGAAATTTGTAATGTTAGATTTTCCCATAAAAACGGAAATTTCTCATTTCAAAAATGCCTGTATTTGTTATTGATATAAGTAACAAGTAACTGTCTTTAGATGTTATGGAATGAACAttcaattgtaaaatataatgtttGGAGTCTTTGGATCTAAAATCACGAACAATTCTGTAACCCAACGTATTCACTTTAAGACATTTACTAcacattttgaacaataaataCTATATTGATGAGATAGTACTTGTATTTTGAGGAAATAATGGTCATgcattaatgagtttttaggtAAAATATGCAtaacagcatttttttttcctggCGCTCGTTTCGTCTCGGAAGTTAAGTACATTTCTGTTAATCGGTTGATACTTCCGTTGTAGTTTCCGGTTGGTTTGCATTTAATTCCTCGCTTTCTTCATCATTCGTCAAAGGAGATTTCCCAAGCATACGTTGCTGAATTgctttttgccaaaaaaatataaataataataaattccGATATTCCAATGACTTGTTGCACTACTGAAAGATATGCACATGTACATTTCAGATTGCAAGAATAGTTctgtaaattgtttttattgttatacacCTGTATAAttctatttaattaaattaaatatgattCTACGAAATCAATTTTAGATGTgcattatattttatcattcaaGTACAATAATCAAGGCTACACTAAGTTGTCTTCAGCACAtcaataatcattttaatataaatcatttatttctcTTCTGGTTTGATATTGATGTATTTTTCCACCCTCTTACTTACCATTGCACATCTGTTTGAGTCTTGAACTCTTTTTAGGCCAGCAAATGTAAATCAAGACTAccataaataatgtaaatagaATTGCCAAAATCCAGGAAATTTTAATTTGGAGTTGAAGGAAATATTGTTTCCTGAAATAGTAGTTAAACTATCTTTATTACACTTAGATACATATTtagaatgttatttaaaaaaaataaaaaaaataaaaaaataagtacataGCAGAGCATTTTGCTCTTAAATTAACATCATTTTTTCGAAAACATATCTTGAACCCCAAAATACTGCTATCATTTATTAGAATGTGTTATTCAGTCGCCAAATATAAAGCcaaaatacattatcattataTGTGTTTGCACGGACTTgcctgtattatttttatttttattctatagaaataaaaaaaaaacttatctaTAAAGTAAAATTGATACAAGTGAATGATTGTTGAACTGTCCAAtaaccaaatacatgtaaaatcgTTACATTAACAGATAAATTACAATGTGTGTTCATACCAAATCatatgataaattgtaaaaCATATGATTCAAGGTAATGAATAAAACTGTTAAATAAATTACCCTAGTTTCACTATTCCacagaaaatgaataataatttaacaaaatatgtaactATGTACTTGCATTTTCCAAACGTCATgataattatattcatttcaGAATTTTTGCTAGGCAAAGAcagataaaatcaaaataaatttgaaataaactaATACAATTTAAAGTATGTTCACATCCATACCCTGGTACTGAACTATCTTCGTTTCGGAGATTGTCGTTGCTGTGCGCCTTGCTATTTCGAGCTTCATTGTAACATTCTTGATCtgtcaatattgaaataattatacatttcttttttcatcttctttctgggtttttttttttatgtaatccCTTCATATCTAGATAGACTTCTGAAATCGATCATCGCATTTCCGAAATAGATTACAGATTGCGTTTTCATAAGACTTGATGGACGTCTGTATGAGGCGTGTTCCAATATTTTTGAGACATATCATAGATTCCTAGAATATTTCAATATGTCTAATAATTTGACTTATAAGGAATATGAAAACGATCAGATCTCCACATATACGATCCAAGATATTCCACAAATATGCACAAAgttaatgaaaattatgataatGAGAACAGCATAATAGTTGAGTAGCAATGCAAGATATATTGCATTAATACGAGTTTCAATAACTTGATTGGACATCAAGTTAAGGTAATTAAGTAATTGGGTGACAATGATTTATCAAAACAAGATACTTACAAAGATATACCGAACTGGATGTGTACACAGACGGACATGGTTTTTTGTGCTCCTTACACGGTTGGTTGAGGttataattaatgaaattatgtTGCACATCATAATATGGACAATTTTGACCTGACGTgcaaagaaaatacaaataaatgaaaaatattctcTCATCAAATATTAGAATCactgcagaatttttttttaaacacttaatGATATTCCTTACCTACAATCATCTTGTTGGGCGCGCATACTTCTACAAATATGTGTTGAAACTTGTTTGTGAGACaatgatattcaaaattatcaagCGTAGTACAGTTCTGGTtgataaaattacatttttttaactccATCCTCTTTACCCATTCTACGGCATTTTGGGGACAGTCATCCACAACGGCTACAGTTGGAATAGATTGAGGGCAGTTCTCTCCTCTCTTCAATAGAATTGCAACTTATACTATGATTTTTGCATGTACACTGTAGTCATTGTTTTTcggtgttgttttttttttgcatttatattttGGATGGAGGTAGTGGGCAGTTTCAAACTTGATTGGAATTCATGACTGGTCAGACTCCGCCATCACAActtttttctattataattCATTACTTTTACTTTTGAGGTTAAGATCAACCTTGAGTACAATCAAAATGTTGGCAACAAATGGACGGGGTCAATACGAGGGctgtccaaaaagttcgtggacaatcgcgttttttgtcattttaaacgggtttatatatgcatattgtataccaaaatatttgtcataaaattcCAAATCAGATTAAAgtggttttgaatgttttcattaaaattgaatttgaattttactGTATTAAAGTGTCGCGAAAAGCACGAACGGCCCATTGTCAAAAGTGTCCAAACTTCGAGATTGAGTTTTAAGATATGAAtattaacagtatttttaatacaGGTAAAAACGTCAAAATATTCAACTGTGACATAGTCAGAATTGTGAACGTCATTTTCATACGTCATTTAAAGCCGTTTTAATTGAGCAGAGCATATTTCAAGGAGTTTACGGCAAGAACATGTCTTTGAAAACGCCAGAAAAAGCGACGTCGGCGGATCGCATGGAACAGCGCGCCATCATTAAATTATGCGTAGACTCGGAGAAAACACCTAtcgaaacaaaacaaatgatgGAGAACACAAAAAGGCATCGACACATATCAAGATCACTAGTCTACAAGTGGCACAAACGATTTTCAGATGGAGTTTGCGATTTAAAAGACGCTGAAAGAAGTGGAAGGCCTTTGCTTTGTGACGATATAACGAAATCCCGCATTCATGACATTGTCATGAAGGACAGACGTCTAACGTTAAGAGAAGTTGCGTCAAAAAGTGATGTTAGCAAATCTTCGGTTTTTAATATCCTCACTGAAGACTTCTGTATGAGTCGTGTTTGCGCAAGATGGGTGCCCCGACTTTTATCCGATGAGCACAAAAAAGACTATATTAATTactatatatatgaataaattcaCATATTCTAAAGCCACTTACAGTGTACCAAACGAAacattggttttatttattacaagtGTTAAGCCGCGACTTAGTTAAGGCAATTAAGAAAAAACGCCCTGCCATGGCTGTGGACCTTTGAAATATCATCCTACACCAAGATAATGCACCTGCACATACTGCAGCTTCTACGTGTCTGGAAATCGAACTCCTAGGATTCGATCTTTTGAACACCCGCCATTCAGTCCGGATCTTGCTCCGAtggattttgcaatttttccttTCATCAAATCACAGCTAAGAGGAGTAAGATTTGAGGATTCTGATTAACTTAAATATGCTACTCGAACCATTGTATCTAAAATCGACAGTAAATGGTATTCGGATGTGTTCGATTCATGGCTAAGAAGGTGTGAGAAGTGTTTGCAGTGCAAAGGTCACTACGTTGAAAAGTAACAGAAACCAACGCGCTACGTACGACGTTATAAAAACGTCGTGTAACCGTCAGACTGGGCCGTGCGGCCTATGCAGGCAATGTTTTTGTAGTGAAACTACATTATGAGAATGTACATTGTTCTGATTCTGagtctatattaaaatattttaatacttttctaaatatagcgtcgttatttagaatgaaattacatgtgtccacgaactttttggacaaccctcgtataagTCTTATATTTATTAACGAAATTACTTCAAAGagtgtttaaaaaaaccctcaaattaaaaacataaaaaagctaaataaaagcaatataaacGTGTAAATATGatctaaaaaattaagattataaaacttaaaataatttcaGCACGTTTAAAACTCATCATTTTTCGGTGTATATCAAGATATCCTTCAAATCTCAATATTTAGATTTAAGTATGTAAAAAGATTCTAAAATATCACGTTTGATTATATCATCAATTCAAATTTGTTATTGTTAGTCATGATATaaaaaacagaataaaaaaGGCTTACTGCTAGAAGAATataaggtatatataaatacatcacTGCATACTGAATTGAAGGTGTTCGACATGCCATTGTCCTATAAATCAAAAAGAAAAGTAATATAATTTATACCAATTTGATTAATGTGTATGAGgacgatagcaagtttattgtccccatTCAACTATTTCACAAGGCAAAGCCGAAGGAAATAGTTACTATCGAGGGGGACATTAAACTTGCTATCGTGTGAAGTCagtaaacattaatttattaaacCATAAACAACTTAATTTCTCAGCGATGTAGATTCTCTCGCTGGTAAATAAATTagagttatcggactttgaatgTAACACAGCGACACGGATGACAACAGAAGGTGTTTCGAgattaaaaactacatgtagtttcgATGGGTATTCACCACGAGAAATAGCACGGACACTTTTTCACGTTTAGATAGAAAAGATAGAAACAAATATATTCATTTGATGTAATTTAACAAAGAACATTATCACACAGGTGTGATAACAAATGTTTATCTTTCATACTTTGTCATGcattatttaaattgtatattgCCCAGAAACGCttgttttgcaattttaaacacaaatgCATGTAAGTATGAccaaattaaaactttattgTATACAAATGTTATCGAGTTTTACATAAAGTTCGATAAACTACATGTTCCGTATATAAAGTCGCACATGTATTTAGATTATATACTTACCTACATTATTTCAGTGCCATAAACATATCACAAggtccgtttttttttttaatttctacttTCGGTTTCGATTTAATGTCGATGCAATGTAAGTATAACCAAAGTTTCAGTATTGATATATATAAATGCCAAATACAAAAATTACTcgataaaaaatatctaattttatACATTAGATTTCGATCAATCAACTTATCTTTATATGTCTAAATCCACTTACCGTCGTCTctgttatatttaatttaaatggcACAATGTACATCTGCTTACTAAAAATATCCACTGCACATGTGTATCTTCAACAAAGACGAGGGAC from Magallana gigas chromosome 9, xbMagGiga1.1, whole genome shotgun sequence includes these protein-coding regions:
- the LOC105342205 gene encoding uncharacterized protein, encoding MTMACRTPSIQYAVMYLYIPYILLARGENCPQSIPTVAVVDDCPQNAVEWVKRMELKKCNFINQNCTTLDNFEYHCLTNKFQHIFVEVCAPNKMIVGQNCPYYDVQHNFINYNLNQPCKEHKKPCPSVYTSSSVYLYQECYNEARNSKAHSNDNLRNEDSSVPGKQYFLQLQIKISWILAILFTLFMVVLIYICWPKKSSRLKQMCNAIQQRMLGKSPLTNDEESEELNANQPETTTEVSTD